A region from the bacterium genome encodes:
- a CDS encoding ABC transporter permease, whose amino-acid sequence MFQNYLKIALRNLLKHRGYSFINITGLAVGITCCILIMLFVLDELSYDRYHANAERIYRIRTDVDVAGNMLKLATTSYPMAAAVKNDYPEVEEITRIIKWGEPIFGHSDNHFQEKAVLWADANVFKIFSWTFVEGDPATALKDLYSIILTETAAKKYFGNENPIGKTIRYENQRDFNVTAVIRDLPANSQLQFDMLASSISLNEIIGLETLNNWHAFYPTQTYALLHDKNQGGALNQKLPQFVSKYMQDDMAKTLGRTYSVIAQPLLDIHLSPQLRGEFGTAGNMAYIYTFSAIAVCVLLIACINFMNLSTARSARRSKEIGLRKVLGALRVQLIRQFLGETFLLSFAALLLALLLVELSLPFFNQLAGKHLEFSLFTSGFVFPLIAIVVLFVGITAGMYPALYLSRFNPVESLKSKQTAGKGGGKLRKILVSLQFAVSIILIISTITVYRQLDFIQHQQLGLDKDQVVVLPVSNAILENKYEVFREQLLQSPDVQNVAASTFVPGNRIMGTPIRKIPSNDADKWEMTTIPSDHYFIPTFGIQLLAGRNYSKEIPTDMQDGILINEAAAAELGWTKPEDAVGKKVEWWGIEPPLTMTVLGVMKNFNYISLHQTIGPLVLVPISYWPNGYNNVSVRISTGQASAALTHIQSTWEKLFPQAPFSYTFLDDNFGKLYASEDRLGRIFVSFAALAIFIACLGLLGLASFMAETRTKEIGIRKVLGASVTGIVHLISKEFLKLVVLANLIAWPIAYYVMGSWLENFAYRISISPMTFIIAGLTALLIALLTVSYQALKAAVANPVNALKYE is encoded by the coding sequence ATGTTTCAAAATTATCTGAAAATTGCTTTACGGAACTTGCTCAAGCACCGGGGATATTCTTTCATCAATATTACCGGGCTTGCCGTCGGCATTACGTGCTGTATTCTCATCATGCTTTTTGTGCTGGATGAATTGAGTTACGACCGGTATCACGCGAATGCCGAGCGCATTTATCGAATCAGGACGGATGTGGACGTTGCAGGCAACATGCTGAAACTGGCGACAACATCGTATCCGATGGCGGCTGCAGTAAAAAACGACTACCCGGAAGTTGAAGAAATTACCCGGATCATTAAATGGGGCGAGCCGATCTTCGGTCATAGCGATAATCACTTTCAGGAAAAAGCAGTGCTGTGGGCCGACGCGAATGTATTCAAAATTTTTTCGTGGACGTTCGTAGAGGGCGATCCGGCCACGGCGCTGAAAGACTTGTATTCGATCATCCTGACGGAAACGGCGGCCAAAAAATATTTTGGAAATGAAAATCCCATCGGCAAAACGATTCGATATGAAAATCAGCGCGATTTTAATGTTACCGCTGTGATTCGGGATTTACCGGCCAATTCACAACTTCAATTCGATATGCTTGCCTCCTCGATTTCGCTCAACGAAATTATCGGTCTCGAAACGTTAAATAACTGGCACGCTTTTTATCCGACGCAAACATATGCTTTGTTACATGACAAAAATCAGGGGGGAGCTCTTAATCAAAAATTGCCGCAATTTGTTTCGAAGTACATGCAGGATGACATGGCCAAAACATTGGGTCGTACCTACAGCGTGATCGCCCAACCGTTACTGGATATTCATTTGTCGCCGCAATTGCGGGGCGAATTCGGTACGGCCGGGAACATGGCGTACATTTACACTTTTTCGGCTATTGCCGTATGCGTACTGCTGATTGCGTGTATCAACTTTATGAATCTCTCAACGGCCCGCTCTGCGCGACGATCCAAAGAAATCGGCTTGCGTAAAGTTCTGGGCGCATTACGCGTGCAATTGATCCGGCAATTTCTTGGAGAAACGTTTTTATTAAGTTTTGCTGCGCTGTTGCTGGCTCTGCTGCTGGTTGAACTTAGTTTGCCGTTTTTCAATCAACTCGCCGGTAAGCATCTTGAATTCAGTTTATTTACAAGCGGGTTCGTTTTTCCGTTGATTGCTATAGTAGTTTTGTTTGTAGGTATTACGGCCGGTATGTATCCGGCTCTATATTTGTCGAGGTTCAATCCGGTTGAGTCGTTAAAAAGTAAACAAACAGCGGGAAAAGGTGGAGGAAAACTTCGCAAGATTCTTGTGAGCCTGCAATTTGCCGTTTCAATTATTTTGATTATCAGCACGATAACGGTTTATCGACAACTGGATTTTATTCAACACCAACAACTTGGATTGGATAAAGACCAGGTAGTGGTTCTGCCGGTGAGCAATGCTATCCTGGAAAATAAATATGAAGTATTTCGCGAGCAATTGCTCCAGAGTCCCGATGTTCAGAATGTAGCGGCTTCGACGTTTGTGCCGGGTAACCGGATCATGGGAACTCCAATCAGGAAAATCCCGTCCAACGATGCCGACAAATGGGAAATGACAACCATTCCATCGGATCATTATTTTATTCCGACGTTTGGTATTCAATTGCTTGCAGGCAGAAATTATTCCAAAGAGATTCCGACCGATATGCAAGACGGCATATTAATCAATGAAGCGGCGGCAGCGGAATTGGGTTGGACGAAGCCGGAAGATGCGGTCGGCAAAAAAGTTGAATGGTGGGGAATTGAACCGCCTTTGACGATGACGGTACTTGGTGTGATGAAAAATTTTAATTACATCTCACTGCATCAAACGATCGGACCGCTGGTGTTGGTACCCATTTCATACTGGCCTAACGGCTACAACAATGTCAGCGTTCGGATTTCGACCGGTCAGGCTTCGGCAGCGTTGACTCATATTCAATCGACGTGGGAAAAGCTTTTCCCGCAAGCGCCTTTCTCCTACACTTTCCTCGATGACAATTTTGGAAAACTGTATGCGTCGGAAGACAGGCTCGGACGCATTTTTGTATCGTTTGCCGCGTTGGCTATTTTTATCGCGTGTCTCGGACTTTTAGGACTCGCTTCATTTATGGCGGAAACACGAACGAAAGAAATCGGCATTAGGAAAGTACTCGGCGCATCGGTCACCGGGATCGTTCATTTAATTTCCAAAGAATTTCTAAAACTGGTTGTTCTGGCCAACCTCATAGCCTGGCCGATCGCGTATTATGTAATGGGTTCGTGGTTAGAAAATTTTGCTTACCGGATCAGTATAAGCCCCATGACTTTTATCATTGCCGGTCTTACCGCGCTGCTGATTGCCCTGTTAACGGTCAGCTATCAGGCGCTGAAAGCAGCCGTAGCAAACCCTGTGAATGCACTTAAATACGAGTAG